DNA sequence from the Streptomyces sp. MST-110588 genome:
CGGCCGGCTCACCGGGCCGGCGCCTAATCGCGCAGCGTCAGGGCGAGGCGGCGCAGTCCCTCCTGGATCTCCTCGGGGGAGTGGGTCACGAACGACAGGCGCATCGTGCCGGGGTCCGCCGGGCCCGTGAAGAAGGGCGCCCCCGGGACGTACGCGACATCGTGCCGTACCACCTGCGGCAGCAGCGCCGTGGCGTCGTACCCGGCCGGCATCCGCGCCCAGACGAACATCCCGCCCTGCGGCCGGTTCCAGGTGGAGCCGTCGGGCAGCGCCTCGCCCAGGCCGCCGACCAGCGCGTCGCGGCGGGCGCGGTAGGCGCCGCGCACCCGGTCCAGGTGCGCGTCCAGGTCGGTGGTCTCCAGGTAGCGCGCTGCCGCCGCCTGGTCGACGGTCGAGGTGTGGAGGTCCGCGGCCTGCTTGGCTATGACGCAGGCGCGGCGCAGCGCGGCGGGCGCGCGCAGCCAGCCCAGCCGCAGTCCCGGCGCCATGATCTTGGAGAAGGAGCTGAGCAGCGCCGTACGGTCCTCGGCGCCCGGGAAGGACGCCAGCCACGGCACCGGCTCGCCCTCGAAGCGCAGCTCGCCGTACGGGTCGTCCTCGGCGATCCACACCCCGCGCCGCGCCGCCACCCGGCCGACCGCGGCGCGCCGCTCGGCGGAGAGCGTACGGCCCGTGGGGTTCTGGAAGGTCGGCACGATGTAGAGCAGCTTGGGCCGCTCCCGCGCGGCGATCTCGTCCAGCGCGGCCGGGTCGATGCCCTCGTCGTCGGTGGGCACCGGCACGACCCGGGCCCCCGCGAAGGAGAAGACCTGGAGTGCGGCCAGGTAGCAGGGGTCCTCGGCCAGGACCACGTCGCCCGGCTCCAGGAGCGCCGTCGCCAGCAGCGTCAGGCCCTGCTGCGAACCGGTGGTGATGATCAGGTCGTCCGGGGTGGTGGGCAGACCGCGGCCGGTGGCCCGGGCCGCGACGGCCGCGCGCAGCCCCGGGTCGCCCTCGGTCGTGGAGTACTGGAGCGCCCGCTGCGGGGCCTGCGTCAGTACGTGCCGGAAAGCCTCGGCTATGCCGGCGGCGTCGAAGAGTTCGCCGGCCGGGAGGCCGCCGGCGAAGGAGATGACCTCCGGGCGCGCGGTCAGGGCGAGGATCTCGCGCACCGGCGAGCCGCCGGTGTCCGCCGCGCGGGCGGCCAGCGGGGGAACGGGGGCGGGGGCGGAGGCGAGGGCGGCTTCCGACATAGCGGCTCCAATCGCTCGTACGGCGTGGGATGAACTGGTGGGTGCGGGAAAGCTGTTGGCCGGGCGGGTGGGTCGACGGATGGCTGGGCGTGCGGGTCGGCGTGCGGTTCGGCGGTGGGGCTGCGTGCGGTTCGACGGTGGGGCGAGGAGCGCGCGGCGCGTGCCGGTTGCCGGGTGGGCAACGTTAACCCGCGTTAGCTGGGGGGTACAGGGAGCTTAAGCGGGAGGGCGCCGTGCGCGCACGCGTGCCCGCATGATGAGCGCCGCCGTCCGTATCTGTTCTCTTCTGAGGGCGGGTCGGCTAGACCTCCTTGCCATGGCCGAAGACACCGGAAGAGGCGCCGCAGGAGACACCGGAAGC
Encoded proteins:
- a CDS encoding PLP-dependent aminotransferase family protein, whose product is MSEAALASAPAPVPPLAARAADTGGSPVREILALTARPEVISFAGGLPAGELFDAAGIAEAFRHVLTQAPQRALQYSTTEGDPGLRAAVAARATGRGLPTTPDDLIITTGSQQGLTLLATALLEPGDVVLAEDPCYLAALQVFSFAGARVVPVPTDDEGIDPAALDEIAARERPKLLYIVPTFQNPTGRTLSAERRAAVGRVAARRGVWIAEDDPYGELRFEGEPVPWLASFPGAEDRTALLSSFSKIMAPGLRLGWLRAPAALRRACVIAKQAADLHTSTVDQAAAARYLETTDLDAHLDRVRGAYRARRDALVGGLGEALPDGSTWNRPQGGMFVWARMPAGYDATALLPQVVRHDVAYVPGAPFFTGPADPGTMRLSFVTHSPEEIQEGLRRLALTLRD